A DNA window from Enterobacter asburiae contains the following coding sequences:
- a CDS encoding ABC transporter ATP-binding protein, with protein sequence MTTPILEARDLSKLFPGPKKLFTPARFVTAVDRVSLAVMPGETLAIVGESGSGKSTLGRLLLRLLAASEGRVFYQGEEITDASGARLNQLRRELQIIFQDPFASLNPRMTVEQIVGEPLWLHQNMKKADRQYRVAELLKTVGLPAAWAGRYPHEFSGGQRQRIGIARALASGPKLLLGDEPVSALDVSVQAQVVNLLESLKHQLGLTMVIVAHGLAVIRHMSDRVAVMYLGQIVELANVDEIFDAPLHPYTQALIASAPQMQPGVERDALLLQGDLPNPASPPSGCRFHTRCPYVTDECRQVEPINQVLDGGRQVACHRWQEINRDRSVIQIAPPSAAFLRRRALFEHAATHSSLPSRNS encoded by the coding sequence ATGACCACGCCCATTCTTGAAGCCCGTGACCTCAGCAAGCTTTTCCCCGGCCCCAAAAAGCTCTTTACTCCGGCACGGTTTGTCACGGCGGTCGATCGCGTTTCGCTTGCCGTGATGCCGGGCGAAACGCTGGCGATCGTCGGCGAGTCCGGCTCCGGGAAATCTACGCTCGGTCGTCTGCTGCTGCGCCTGCTGGCCGCCAGCGAAGGGCGCGTGTTTTATCAGGGGGAGGAGATCACCGACGCCTCCGGTGCCCGCCTGAACCAGCTCCGGCGCGAGCTGCAAATCATCTTTCAGGATCCCTTCGCCTCGCTCAACCCGCGCATGACGGTGGAGCAAATCGTCGGGGAGCCGCTGTGGCTGCATCAGAACATGAAAAAAGCGGATCGCCAGTACCGCGTTGCCGAGCTGCTTAAAACCGTGGGCCTGCCTGCCGCCTGGGCCGGGCGCTATCCGCACGAGTTTTCCGGCGGGCAGCGCCAGCGTATCGGCATTGCGCGTGCGCTGGCTTCCGGGCCGAAGCTGCTGCTGGGCGATGAGCCGGTATCCGCGCTGGATGTGTCCGTCCAGGCGCAGGTGGTTAATCTGCTGGAGAGCCTGAAGCACCAACTGGGGCTGACGATGGTGATTGTCGCCCACGGTCTGGCGGTGATCCGCCATATGAGCGACCGCGTGGCGGTCATGTATCTCGGGCAAATCGTCGAGCTTGCCAACGTCGACGAGATTTTTGACGCGCCGCTGCATCCCTATACTCAGGCGCTGATCGCCTCGGCACCGCAGATGCAGCCGGGCGTTGAGCGCGACGCACTGCTGCTGCAGGGGGATCTGCCCAACCCGGCCAGCCCGCCGTCCGGCTGCCGTTTCCACACCCGCTGCCCGTACGTCACCGATGAATGCCGCCAGGTTGAGCCGATCAATCAGGTGCTCGACGGCGGGCGTCAGGTTGCCTGTCATCGCTGGCAGGAGATCAACCGCGATCGCAGCGTTATTCAGATCGCACCGCCATCCGCCGCCTTTCTGCGCCGCCGCGCGCTGTTTGAACACGCGGCCACTCACTCGTCCCTTCCTTCAAGGAACTCATGA
- a CDS encoding ABC transporter ATP-binding protein, with translation MTTIPFKDATPVLRVQNLNVTFAGSPVSVLDGISLTVRAGETLALVGESGCGKSITSLALMGLLPASAQIVSGEMQFRRHNLRKLSPREYADLRGSELAMIFQEPMTSLNPAFTLGDQLSEAVMRHQNVSRAEAMKVALQILEKVQIPAAEMRLKAYPHQLSGGMRQRVMIAMALINHPKLLIADEPTTALDVTIQAQILALLNALKEETGTAVLMITHDLGVVAEVAQQVAVMYAGQVVEQGSVEAIFADPQHPYTIGLMGSIPSLGARKGQLSTIPGAVPLPESMPKGCRFATRCPFAQSRCHAEKPPLTALGAGHQVACFRVPLEQHIALGEIA, from the coding sequence ATGACGACAATACCCTTTAAGGACGCCACACCCGTATTGCGAGTGCAAAACCTCAACGTTACGTTTGCTGGCTCGCCGGTTAGCGTGCTTGATGGTATCTCGCTGACCGTCAGGGCGGGCGAAACGCTGGCGCTGGTGGGGGAGTCCGGCTGCGGGAAAAGTATCACCTCCCTGGCGCTGATGGGATTACTGCCCGCCAGCGCGCAGATTGTCAGCGGTGAGATGCAGTTTCGCCGCCACAATCTGCGAAAGCTCTCACCGCGGGAGTATGCCGATCTGCGCGGCAGCGAGCTGGCGATGATTTTTCAGGAGCCGATGACCTCGCTCAATCCGGCGTTCACGCTGGGGGATCAGCTGAGCGAGGCGGTTATGCGACACCAGAACGTCTCGCGCGCAGAGGCGATGAAGGTCGCGCTGCAGATCCTCGAGAAGGTGCAGATCCCGGCGGCAGAGATGCGCCTGAAAGCATATCCCCACCAGCTTTCCGGCGGCATGCGCCAGCGCGTGATGATTGCGATGGCGTTGATTAACCACCCCAAACTGCTGATTGCCGACGAGCCGACCACAGCGCTCGACGTCACCATCCAGGCGCAAATCCTCGCCTTGCTCAACGCCTTAAAAGAGGAAACCGGCACGGCGGTGCTGATGATCACCCACGATTTAGGCGTGGTGGCAGAAGTCGCCCAGCAGGTCGCGGTGATGTATGCCGGGCAGGTGGTGGAGCAGGGGAGCGTGGAGGCAATATTCGCCGACCCGCAGCACCCGTACACCATCGGCCTGATGGGGTCGATCCCCTCGCTGGGCGCACGCAAGGGCCAGCTCTCCACCATTCCCGGCGCGGTCCCGCTCCCGGAATCCATGCCGAAAGGCTGCCGTTTTGCCACCCGCTGCCCGTTTGCGCAGTCGCGCTGCCATGCTGAAAAACCGCCGCTCACCGCGCTCGGCGCGGGCCATCAGGTCGCCTGCTTCCGCGTACCGCTCGAACAGCACATTGCCCTGGGAGAAATCGCATGA
- a CDS encoding FadR/GntR family transcriptional regulator, with the protein MEKPSRFLANSSTALEQLRGLINQHESTPGIPLPTERELSDTLGVGRREVRRALDVLEEEGRIWRKQGKGTFIGPAAPVEPLALQGLVQQTNLLEVMEARLQLEPGLARLAALRATRENLALMQRMLERIDKVSPDDRDLNELWDSAFHRAIAEAAGNRLMLGLFDAIDAVRREPGWQHLRELARTPERVDSYNDHHHKIMSAIIHRQPNEAAAAMREHLLSLQTALIQAIHLEDDFTP; encoded by the coding sequence ATGGAAAAACCGTCACGGTTTCTGGCCAATTCCAGCACCGCGCTTGAGCAGTTGCGCGGGCTTATCAACCAGCATGAGTCAACACCAGGCATACCGCTGCCCACGGAACGTGAGCTGTCGGACACTCTCGGCGTAGGACGACGTGAAGTACGTCGTGCGCTGGACGTGCTGGAAGAAGAGGGGCGCATCTGGCGTAAGCAGGGCAAAGGGACCTTTATTGGCCCGGCGGCACCTGTTGAACCGCTGGCCCTTCAGGGATTGGTTCAGCAAACCAACCTTCTGGAAGTGATGGAAGCTCGTCTGCAGCTCGAACCCGGCTTAGCCCGGCTTGCGGCACTGCGTGCCACCAGGGAAAACCTCGCGCTCATGCAGCGCATGCTGGAACGCATCGACAAGGTCAGCCCGGACGACCGCGATCTCAACGAACTCTGGGACAGCGCCTTTCACCGGGCGATTGCCGAGGCGGCGGGCAACCGTCTGATGCTCGGCCTGTTTGATGCCATTGATGCCGTTCGGCGCGAACCGGGCTGGCAGCATCTGCGCGAGCTGGCACGCACCCCCGAACGTGTCGACAGCTATAACGACCACCACCATAAGATCATGTCTGCGATTATCCATCGCCAGCCTAATGAAGCCGCGGCCGCCATGCGCGAACACTTGCTCAGCCTGCAAACCGCCCTGATTCAGGCGATCCACCTTGAGGACGACTTCACGCCATGA
- the dnaQ gene encoding DNA polymerase III subunit epsilon — MSTAITRQIVLDTETTGMNQIGAHYEGHKIIEIGAVEVVNRRLTGNNFHVYLKPDRLVDPEAFGVHGIADEFLLDKPTFADVADEFLEYIKGAELVIHNASFDIGFMDYEFSKLNRDIPKTNTFCKVTDSLALARKMFPGKRNSLDALCSRYEIDNTKRTLHGALLDAQILADVYLTMTGGQTSMKFSMENESQQTQGEAGIQRVVRQASRLRVILASDEELLNHESRLDLVQKKGGSCLWRA; from the coding sequence ATGAGCACTGCAATTACTCGCCAGATTGTCCTCGATACCGAAACCACCGGTATGAACCAGATCGGCGCGCACTACGAAGGGCATAAGATCATCGAGATCGGCGCCGTTGAAGTGGTGAACCGTCGTCTTACTGGGAACAACTTCCACGTCTACCTCAAACCCGATCGGCTGGTGGATCCGGAAGCGTTCGGCGTTCACGGTATTGCCGATGAGTTCTTGCTGGATAAGCCGACTTTTGCGGATGTCGCTGACGAGTTCCTGGAGTACATCAAGGGTGCCGAGCTTGTCATCCATAACGCATCGTTCGATATCGGCTTTATGGATTATGAATTCAGCAAGCTTAATCGTGATATTCCGAAGACGAACACCTTCTGTAAGGTGACGGACAGCCTGGCGCTGGCAAGGAAGATGTTCCCCGGCAAGCGTAACAGCCTGGATGCACTCTGCTCGCGCTACGAGATAGACAATACCAAGCGAACGCTCCACGGGGCGTTGCTCGATGCCCAGATCCTGGCCGATGTCTATCTGACGATGACCGGCGGGCAGACGTCAATGAAGTTCAGTATGGAAAATGAATCCCAGCAGACGCAAGGCGAAGCGGGCATTCAGCGTGTTGTCCGTCAGGCCAGTCGGTTGCGGGTTATTTTAGCCAGTGACGAAGAGCTTCTTAACCACGAATCCCGGCTTGATCTGGTCCAGAAGAAGGGCGGCAGCTGTTTGTGGCGCGCCTGA
- the rnhA gene encoding ribonuclease HI: protein MRKQVEIFTDGSCLGNPGPGGYGAIMRYRQHEKTFSEGYFLTTNNRMELMAAIVALEALKEHCDVVLSTDSQYVRQGITQWIHNWKKRGWKTADKKPVKNVDLWKRLDAALGQHQIKWEWVKGHAGHPENERCDELARAAASNPAHEDAGYQPDA, encoded by the coding sequence ATGCGTAAACAGGTAGAAATTTTCACCGATGGATCTTGTCTCGGTAACCCAGGACCCGGCGGCTACGGCGCGATTATGCGCTATCGCCAGCACGAAAAAACCTTTAGCGAAGGCTATTTTCTGACCACCAACAACCGGATGGAGTTGATGGCGGCCATCGTAGCGCTGGAGGCGTTAAAAGAACATTGTGACGTGGTGCTAAGCACCGACAGTCAGTACGTGCGTCAGGGGATCACCCAGTGGATCCATAACTGGAAAAAACGCGGCTGGAAAACCGCCGATAAGAAGCCGGTCAAGAACGTCGATCTCTGGAAACGTCTTGATGCTGCGCTGGGCCAGCACCAGATTAAGTGGGAGTGGGTTAAAGGCCACGCAGGCCACCCGGAAAACGAACGCTGCGACGAACTGGCGCGTGCTGCGGCATCCAATCCCGCACATGAAGATGCGGGCTATCAGCCCGACGCCTAA
- a CDS encoding class I SAM-dependent methyltransferase, whose translation MKPARIPQTVAAPERWAELPWGEYYREALEQQLKPWLAKMYGFHLLKIGNLSAEINTESCAISHQVNVSLGGSPVQVKADPLHLPFAEKSVDACLLAHTLPWCSDPHRLLREADRVLIDDGWLVLSGFNPLSLMGLRKLVPVLRRTPPYNSRMFTMMRQLDWLSLLNFEVLCYGGFQVLPWARQGGVVLSTHLPALGCLQFIVARKRTIPLTLNPMKQSKSKTPIRQTVGATRQYKKTD comes from the coding sequence ATGAAACCGGCAAGGATACCTCAGACTGTCGCAGCACCGGAACGTTGGGCGGAATTGCCCTGGGGTGAATACTATCGCGAAGCGTTAGAACAGCAGCTGAAGCCCTGGCTCGCGAAAATGTATGGCTTTCACCTGCTTAAGATTGGCAATCTCAGCGCGGAAATCAATACCGAAAGCTGCGCTATCTCGCATCAGGTTAACGTCTCTCTCGGCGGATCGCCGGTTCAGGTGAAAGCAGACCCGTTGCATCTGCCGTTTGCGGAAAAATCCGTCGATGCGTGTTTGCTCGCACATACGCTACCCTGGTGCAGCGATCCGCATCGTCTGCTTCGCGAAGCCGATCGCGTGCTGATTGATGACGGCTGGCTGGTACTTAGCGGATTCAATCCGCTAAGCCTGATGGGCCTGCGTAAGCTGGTACCGGTGCTACGCCGGACTCCACCTTACAACAGCCGGATGTTCACCATGATGCGCCAGCTCGACTGGCTTTCACTGCTGAACTTTGAAGTGCTTTGCTACGGAGGTTTTCAGGTGCTGCCCTGGGCGCGGCAGGGGGGCGTGGTACTGAGCACCCATCTCCCCGCGTTGGGCTGTTTGCAGTTTATCGTTGCGCGTAAGCGAACCATTCCCCTTACGCTTAACCCCATGAAGCAGAGCAAGTCGAAAACGCCCATCCGCCAGACCGTGGGCGCCACGCGGCAGTACAAAAAAACCGATTAG
- the gloB gene encoding hydroxyacylglutathione hydrolase — translation MNLISIPAFQDNYIWVLVDDDRRCVIVDPGESAPLLHAIKENGWQPEAILLTHHHSDHTGGVPELRAHFPHLVVYGPAEAQDKGITHVVEEGENILIREWEFSVFATPGHTLGHLCFYSKPYLFCGDTLFSGGCGRLFEGTPAQMYQSLQKINALPDETLICCAHEYTLGNMKFAVSLLPEDRAIQDYYHKVKELRAKNQKTLPVILKNERQINLFLRTDDVDLINKINQETNLQQPEQRFAWLRSKKDNFR, via the coding sequence ATGAATCTTATCAGTATTCCAGCGTTTCAGGACAATTACATCTGGGTTTTGGTTGACGACGATCGCCGCTGCGTCATTGTCGATCCCGGAGAATCCGCCCCTTTACTGCACGCCATAAAAGAGAACGGCTGGCAGCCAGAAGCCATTCTGTTGACGCATCATCATAGCGATCACACTGGCGGCGTGCCTGAACTGCGCGCTCATTTTCCGCATCTTGTGGTTTACGGACCGGCAGAGGCACAAGATAAGGGAATCACGCATGTAGTCGAAGAAGGCGAAAATATCCTCATACGCGAGTGGGAGTTTTCCGTATTTGCTACACCGGGTCACACTTTGGGACATCTGTGTTTCTACAGTAAGCCTTATCTTTTTTGCGGCGATACGCTGTTCTCTGGAGGCTGCGGAAGACTATTTGAAGGCACGCCAGCTCAAATGTATCAGTCTTTACAGAAAATTAACGCGCTACCCGATGAGACGCTCATTTGTTGCGCCCATGAGTATACATTAGGAAATATGAAGTTTGCAGTGAGCCTCTTACCCGAGGATCGAGCGATTCAGGATTATTATCACAAAGTGAAGGAGTTACGTGCAAAAAACCAAAAAACACTCCCCGTAATTCTGAAAAATGAGCGGCAAATTAATTTATTTTTACGCACAGATGATGTTGATTTAATTAATAAAATTAACCAAGAAACAAATTTGCAACAACCAGAACAGCGATTTGCATGGTTAAGGTCAAAGAAAGATAACTTCAGATAA
- the mltD gene encoding murein transglycosylase D yields the protein MKAKAILLASVLLVGCQSQNGSNVQQHAQSLSAAGQGEAGKFASSARWMDDGTSYAQDQDLWTSIGDELKMGIPENPRIREQKQKYLSNKSYLHDVTLRAEPYMYWIAGQVKKRNMPMELVLLPIVESAFDPHATSGANAAGIWQIIPSTGRNYGLKQTRNYDARRDVVASTTAALDMMQRLNKMFDGDWLLTVAAYNSGEGRVLKAMKANKARGKSTDFWSLSLPQETKIYVPKMLALSDILKNSKRYGVQLPTPDESRALARVRLSNPVDIQQVADMTGMSVSKLKTFNAGVKGSTLGASGPQYVMVPQKHAEQLRESLASGEIAAVQSTLIADASSVNSRSYKVRSGDTLSGIASRLGVNAKDLQQWNNLRSSGLKVGQTLTVGAGSSAQRLASNSDSITYRVRKGDSLSSIAKRHGVNIKDVMRWNNDTDNLKPGDQLTLFVKNSATPDS from the coding sequence ATGAAGGCAAAAGCGATATTACTCGCCTCTGTCCTGCTTGTAGGTTGCCAGTCGCAAAACGGCAGCAACGTACAACAGCACGCACAGAGCCTTTCTGCAGCTGGTCAAGGGGAAGCAGGGAAGTTTGCAAGTTCGGCGCGCTGGATGGACGATGGAACATCTTACGCGCAGGATCAAGACTTGTGGACCTCTATTGGCGACGAGCTAAAGATGGGAATTCCGGAAAATCCCCGGATTCGCGAACAGAAACAGAAGTATTTAAGTAATAAGAGCTATCTCCACGATGTAACGTTACGGGCAGAGCCGTATATGTACTGGATAGCCGGGCAAGTTAAGAAACGTAACATGCCTATGGAGCTGGTACTCCTACCCATAGTGGAGAGCGCTTTTGACCCACACGCGACGTCTGGCGCCAATGCCGCAGGCATTTGGCAGATCATTCCGAGCACCGGGCGAAACTATGGTCTGAAACAGACCCGCAACTATGATGCGCGTCGCGATGTTGTCGCTTCAACGACAGCCGCTCTCGACATGATGCAACGTCTGAACAAGATGTTTGACGGCGACTGGCTGTTAACGGTCGCAGCGTATAATAGTGGCGAAGGTCGTGTACTGAAGGCAATGAAAGCGAATAAAGCACGGGGTAAATCCACCGATTTTTGGTCGCTCTCACTGCCACAGGAAACAAAGATTTACGTACCGAAAATGCTGGCATTGAGCGATATTCTCAAGAACAGCAAGCGTTACGGTGTACAACTGCCAACACCAGACGAAAGTCGTGCACTGGCGCGTGTTCGCCTCAGCAATCCAGTTGATATTCAACAGGTTGCTGATATGACGGGTATGTCGGTAAGTAAATTGAAAACCTTTAATGCTGGCGTTAAAGGCTCAACCCTGGGGGCAAGTGGCCCGCAGTATGTAATGGTTCCGCAGAAACATGCCGAGCAGTTACGTGAGTCTTTAGCTTCTGGTGAAATCGCCGCCGTTCAGTCAACGCTGATCGCGGATGCATCATCAGTTAACAGCCGCAGCTATAAGGTTCGTTCAGGTGATACGCTTTCGGGCATCGCGTCACGTCTTGGCGTGAATGCGAAAGATCTGCAGCAGTGGAATAATCTGCGCAGTTCCGGCCTGAAAGTGGGTCAGACTCTGACGGTAGGTGCAGGTAGCAGCGCACAGCGTCTTGCCAGCAACAGCGATAGCATTACCTATCGCGTACGCAAGGGCGATTCACTGTCCAGTATCGCAAAACGGCACGGCGTGAACATCAAGGATGTGATGCGCTGGAACAATGATACTGACAATCTGAAACCTGGCGACCAGCTGACGCTGTTTGTGAAGAACAGCGCGACGCCAGATTCCTGA
- a CDS encoding class I SAM-dependent methyltransferase, producing MTTTRSHHDNVEKQFGSQASAYLSSAVHASGRDLVRLGERLAAFPQAHVLDLGCGAGHASYTAAQQVAHVTAYDLSSQMLDVVAGAAKAKGLDNIDTQQGYAESLPFDDASFEVVISRYSAHHWHDVGQALREVKRVLKPGGTFIIMDVMSPGHPVRNIWLQTVEALRDTSHVQNYASGEWLSLITEAGLIARALITDRLPLEFSSWIARMRTPEALSQAIRLYQESASAEVKAYFELQDDGSFTSDTIMAEAQKAE from the coding sequence ATGACAACAACACGCTCCCATCATGACAACGTAGAAAAACAGTTTGGTTCTCAGGCAAGTGCCTATCTGAGCAGTGCCGTGCATGCTTCTGGCCGCGATCTGGTGCGTCTCGGTGAACGTCTGGCGGCGTTCCCGCAGGCGCACGTGCTGGATTTAGGCTGCGGGGCAGGGCATGCCAGCTATACGGCTGCGCAGCAGGTCGCGCACGTTACCGCGTATGACTTATCCAGCCAGATGCTGGACGTCGTTGCCGGGGCGGCAAAAGCGAAGGGACTGGACAACATCGATACGCAACAGGGCTATGCCGAATCCTTACCGTTCGATGATGCGTCGTTTGAGGTGGTGATCAGCCGTTATTCCGCGCACCACTGGCACGATGTCGGCCAGGCATTACGCGAGGTCAAACGTGTTCTGAAGCCGGGCGGCACCTTCATCATTATGGATGTGATGTCTCCCGGACACCCGGTGCGCAATATCTGGCTGCAGACGGTAGAAGCGCTGCGCGATACCTCGCACGTGCAAAATTACGCCAGCGGAGAGTGGTTGTCGCTTATCACTGAAGCGGGGCTGATCGCGCGCGCGTTGATTACCGATCGTTTACCGCTGGAGTTCAGCTCCTGGATCGCGCGTATGCGCACCCCGGAAGCATTGAGCCAGGCGATCAGACTGTATCAGGAGAGTGCGTCCGCTGAGGTAAAGGCGTACTTTGAACTGCAGGACGATGGCTCGTTTACCAGCGATACCATCATGGCTGAAGCGCAAAAAGCGGAATAA
- a CDS encoding endonuclease/exonuclease/phosphatase family protein, translating into MRKNTYAMRYVAGMPAERILPPGSFASISQALPAGTLLSSDEKIRVLVWNIFKQQRAEWLSVLKNFGKDAHLVLLQEAQTTPELVRFATTNYLAADQVPAFVLPQHPSGVMTLSAAHPVYCCPLREREPILRLAKSALVTVYPLPDTRMLMVVNIHAVNFSLGVDVYSKQLLPIGDQIAHHSGPIIMAGDFNAWSRPRMNALYRFAREMSLREVRFSDDQRKKAFGRPLDFVFYRGLSVHDASVLVTRASDHNPLLVEFSPGKPDK; encoded by the coding sequence GTGCGAAAAAATACCTATGCCATGCGTTATGTTGCCGGAATGCCCGCGGAGAGGATCTTGCCTCCGGGGTCATTTGCGAGCATAAGCCAGGCATTACCCGCCGGCACACTGTTAAGCAGCGATGAGAAAATCCGTGTACTGGTGTGGAATATCTTTAAGCAGCAGCGTGCCGAATGGTTATCGGTACTCAAGAATTTTGGAAAAGATGCCCACCTGGTTCTGCTCCAGGAGGCGCAAACTACTCCTGAGCTGGTACGGTTTGCCACCACGAACTATCTTGCCGCCGACCAGGTGCCTGCATTTGTCCTGCCGCAACACCCCTCAGGTGTGATGACGCTTTCAGCAGCACATCCGGTCTATTGCTGTCCACTGCGCGAACGTGAACCTATCCTGCGTCTGGCAAAATCGGCGCTGGTGACGGTCTATCCGCTGCCGGATACCCGAATGCTGATGGTCGTGAATATCCATGCGGTAAATTTCAGTCTGGGCGTGGATGTCTACAGTAAGCAGTTACTTCCGATCGGCGATCAGATTGCCCATCACAGCGGGCCCATCATTATGGCCGGTGATTTCAATGCCTGGAGCCGTCCGCGCATGAATGCGCTGTATCGCTTTGCGCGCGAAATGTCGCTGCGTGAAGTTCGTTTTAGCGATGACCAGCGCAAAAAAGCCTTTGGTCGTCCTCTCGATTTTGTCTTCTATCGTGGTTTGAGCGTGCACGACGCCTCGGTTCTGGTGACGCGCGCCTCGGATCATAATCCTCTACTAGTCGAATTCAGTCCCGGCAAACCTGATAAATAA